In the Salvia miltiorrhiza cultivar Shanhuang (shh) chromosome 8, IMPLAD_Smil_shh, whole genome shotgun sequence genome, CACACTTGAAGGGGAAGAACAATGGTATTTTGTTCGTCGCCGTGATAAAAGACGGAAACGAGCAAGTTTTTCTGTTGGCATTTGGTGTCGGGCCTatcgagaatgatgagtcatGGAAGTGGTTTCTGTCACATGTGAGACAAGCTGTCGGTCAGCCCGCCAACTTACTAGTTGTCTCTGATGCGCATGTTTCCATTGCAaatgctgtgaagagcgagttaccaaatgctactcacggtCTTTGCTGCTACCACTTGGAGAACAAAATTAAGGGTCTGCGGGCAAGCTTGTTGCTGAGCTTTTTCGCTAGGCTGCATACGGCCTACGAGCACTCAGAATTTTCACGTGCAATGTCGGCTATGGCTCAATTGAAGCCAGCGGCGTACGGGAAGTTGATGCGCGTTGGCCCTgagaagtgggcacgatcacaaTGTCCGGTGACCCGTTATAGTTTTCTTACATCTAATGCTACTGAGGCTTTGAATGCCCGTTTGTTGTGGGCCAGACGCCTTCCTATATGCTCCATGCTGGAGGCAATCAggattgatgaggagtaatatatgcagagcagaggaatgaccttTATCAAGGAAACGGACATCACCAGAGGAACGGATGCCGTCAGAGAAACGGTCTTGGTCAGAGGAACGGGCCTTGTCAGAGGAACAGTCttcaccagagaaatggtttatgtcagagaaatcaccaaaagagcggAGAAGTCTCTCGCTTGGGGGCAAATTTACTACTATGCCCTCGACCATGCGAGACGCATGTTTTAGCattgaatttactattttgcccttagcgtgtaatctataaatagccatgagCATGTACCCTGTAGACTTACGCTTACTTCACTTGCACTACAACAGCAACCGGATTCTAGTGCTCTCAACTTTgcttttctctctcgtttttccaaacaacactaggtataattcgaaATCCAACAATAAATCATCCGATTAAATCCATATCCGTTCGAATCTAATTCACCAGCTGGCGCCGTCTATGGGAAAATCTAGGGCTAGGACGTGAGTTTCGACCGCCTGCGCATGCAGATCCGTAATTATGACCGAATTTGCGTGCGCAGGCCCCTAATTGAGCCAATAATTCAAATACCCAAGTGAATTTGAACTGATAATCGTGGTGTTCATGTTGATCTATCTACGAATATTTAAGATCTGcgattttttacatttttcctTACTTCTGCATGTCGGAAAGGTGGCGAAATTAAGGATTGGGTGTTCATTTGTGATTATCTTACTGTAATCATGATATTTGCGTATGGTGATAATGTTTTCTCGCATAATTTACATTTTTCTTACGAATCTAATGTATTTCTCTAACGATCTGTTGattggtgctctgtttttgtgttttttgggCTTTCACGATTATTTTGCCGGATAATGCGTTCCCTCTCACGAGTTTGACTCCGAATCTATGGGAAATCTCCATCGTTCTCTCTGCTTACGTTTTAAACCGtgtcctgggtttatttcccagtacACGGGGGTGTTTCTCATGGGATCTTCTTATGGCTTTCGTGCCAGTGATCAGGGCATTCTATATTCCGTGTTTCTCTCATAACGAACGGTCTGATCTGTTTCTCTTTCTCGAaatattttctcacattttttcTGTGTAGGTACTATGGGTTCTTCGGATGCTCACCGCACTCTTGAGAAGGAGTTTGACAACGTTATCCTTAGCTCCGCTGCTCATACCACTGAGGTTCCTACCTCGCTGTTTAACGGTCTGCAAGCTAGCACCGTCTTCACCGCGCCGTCGAGTTTTCACGCCGTCTCCGCTACCCCGCTGACGAGTCAGAATGTTAACACCGAGAAATCTGCTCTGGTGACCCCGGGTTCCGACATGCCAAGCTTGGTCCCCACATCTGGTGGTGTACCGCTGAACTTCGTATTGATAGAGCAGATGATGGCTCTGCTCAACTACGCTGCTGTGCGATAGGCGATGGGGACTCCCCTGTTGTCCACCGTTCCCGCTACAACTCCCCCAATAGGTATGATCAACCCACAGGGCACTGAAGCCCCGCCTCCCACTGCTCTGGAGGTGAACGATCCACTCGTCAACAAGCAGGCTATGCTGCCTAAAGAAACACCAAAGGGCCCCGCTGAGAGGGAACTGGAGAGAAGGCCAGAGGAGAGCCGAGTCCAGCTCAATAGCATCGTCAGAAGGGAGAGGGGTCGATGAATCTGACAGCCACTCTATCACTCCTATGTTTGAGGAGGAAAGACCAAGGGAGACCGCAAAAATGAAGAATCAAGTGTCacagctgaaacatcaactcagAAATCTGGAGGACAGTTTGAGGGAGAAATCTCAGAGGAATGACAGGGTACAGAGGTCAGAGAGATCGCACCGGTCAGAGAAGTCGCACCGGTCAGAGAAGTCGCTTCAAACCCGAAAGGCCAGAGGGACGAGACTAGGAGTACTCCTCTGAGAGGCAAGACCACAGggtccacaagcgccacgctcatgaCTCACCAAAGGACAGAAGGGAGCATGGAAGGAACAAGGACGATAAGCGGGCCAGAACGTCGAAGGTCCCCACTACTGTCAGCCGGAGCCCCTTTTCCGCGGACATTTTAGCGGATACTCTGTCAAGGAGTTACAAACCTATCTCTTTGGATTACGATGGTACCACCGACGCAGAGGTACACCTCAACCGGTTTGAGGGATTGGTTACTCTCCACATGTACTCGGAGGGCATCAAATGCCGAATATTTTCCACCACATTAACTGGACCTGCCCAGCTGTGGTTTGGGACACTCGCCCCAAATACTATTCACTCTTTTGAGGATTTACAGACGCGTTTCTTAAGGCAGTTCGCGAGCTCGCGGAGGGTTGGGAAGTCAGCTCTTTCTTTGATGGACATAAAgcaagatcaaaatgaaacattACGGGAGTATACTGCCAGGTTcaacctcgctgctctggaagTGTCAGAGGCGGAGTCACAGATTAAAAATTGTGCTTATGTTAGAGGGTTAAAACCGGGACTCTTCTTTGATGAGTTACAAATCAGACCGGCAAGGGATTTTGACGATATCATGGCTAGACTGCCGGGATATTTGCAGTTGGAGGATGCCAGGATGGACACGAAAAGCTGAAAATGACAAGCATAAGGCCAAGAGGACCGAGGAAGCACCAGAGCGGAACAACGGGCACCAAGACCGGGCGCCCTTCAGAGGATTGCCTCCAAGGGTACCTCCTCCCCAAGCAGAGGGACCACCGCGCCAATAGCGCACTGTGAATGAGGTCAACCGTTTTGACGAGTATACCCCATTGAACAAACTGCAAGAAGAGATCTTTCACCTTATCAAAAATCAGCCATTCTTTAGAGCGCCGGGGACTTACAAGGGATGGGCAGCCACAGTAGGGCCCTAATAATAAATTGTGTGAGTACCACAATTCTTATGGACACTTCACTAAGCACTATGGACACCTTAAGCATCAACTGGAGCTCTTGGTACGCCAGGGGAATCTGGATCAGTTCATAGCCCGGGGGAATGAGGGCCAGGGTCCGAGGCCAGAGTAGAGAAATGA is a window encoding:
- the LOC130998518 gene encoding uncharacterized protein LOC130998518 — its product is MKNQVSQLKHQLRNLEDSLREKSQRNDRVQRVHKRHAHDSPKDRREHGRNKDDKRARTSKVPTTVSRSPFSADILADTLSRSYKPISLDYDGTTDAEVHLNRFEGLVTLHMYSEGIKCRIFSTTLTGPAQLWFGTLAPNTIHSFEDLQTRFLRQFASSRRVGKSALSLMDIKQDQNETLREYTARFNLAALEVSEAESQIKNCAYVRGLKPGLFFDELQIRPARDFDDIMARLPGYLQLEDARMDTKS